The Mesoterricola silvestris sequence TCCGGCATCCGCCGCACCCTCATCCACCGCCTCCTGCCCCGACGGGCCTGGGACGAGCTCCTCCCCCTGTGGCAGGAGGTCATCGACCAGGAGATGGAAGGCCCCAAGGCCCGCTTCGAGACCAGCCTCCTCCACCTGACCTACGGCCGGTTCCGGGAGGGCTGGGAGGCCTACGAAAGCCGCTTCCTCCCCCCCAACGAGGCCTTTCCCCGGGTGGATTCCCCCCGGCCGCCGTGGGACGGCTCCCCCTTCCCGGGGCGGACCCTCCTGCTGCACTACGAGCAGGGCTTCGGCGACACCCTCATGTTCATCCGGTTCGCGGCCCGGGCCCGGGAGCGGGGCGGGCGCGTGCTCGCCCTGGTGCAGCCGGCCCTGCTGCCCGTGCTGCGCTCCGCCCGGGGCGTGGACCTCCTCTTCACCCTGGACGACCCGGTGCCCCCCTTCGATCTGAGGCTTCCCCTCCTCTCCCTGCCCCGGGTGCTGGGCACGGTCCTGGAGACCATCCCTTCGGAGGTCCCCTACCTGGCCCCTCCCCCGGGAACCTGCGCCGCCGCGGAGGCCATCCGGCCCTCCCCCCGGCTCAAGGTGGGCCTGGTGTGGGCCGGGAGCGCCGACCACGCCAAGGATGCCCTGCGCTCCGTGCCCCCGGACCTCCTGGGCCGCCTGGACGCGGTCCCCGGCGTGGACTGGTACAGCCTCCAGGTGGGCTTCGAGGGCTGCCCGCCCTTCGCCACCGACCTGGGCCCCCTGCTCCGGGATTTCGGCGACACGGCCCAGGCCCTGGCGAAGCTGGACCTCCTGATCACCGTGGACACGGCCGTGGCCCACCTGGCCGGCGCCCTGGGCAAACCCACCTGGCTCCTCCTGCCCCTGGTGCCCGAATGGCGCTGGCTCCTGGACCGGGAGGATTCCCCCTGGTACCCCACCCTGCGCCTCTTCCGCCAGCTGGACGGCCACGCCTGGGACGGGGTGCTGGCCCGGGTGGAGGTTTCCCTTAACGACCTAATGAACACCCGCCGTGGAACCTGCTAGACTTTTCGTTGTTCCACGCCCGAGGTTTCCCAGGTGCCCCCAATCCCGAACCCCGCCACCGAGGTCCTGTCATGACCGCCAGGATCATCGCGTTGGCCAATCAGAAGGGCGGCGTCGGCAAGACGACGTCAGCCATCAATCTGGCCGCATCCCTGGCCATGATGGAAAAGCTCGTGCTCCTGGTGGACTTCGATCCCCAGGGCCACAGCACCACCGGCCTGGGTTTCCCCAAGCCCGACAACCGCGCCGGTTCCTATGCCCTCATGAAGGGCGCGCCGGTGGAGGCCCTCATCCTCACCACCGAGGTGCCCATGCTCCAGGTGGTGCCCGCGGGCAAGGACCTGGCCCAGCTGGAATTCGAGCTCTTCGAACTGCCCGAGCTGCAGGTGCTGCGCCGGGCCCTGCAGCCCGTCCTGGACAAATTCGACTACATTCTCATCGACCCCCCGCCCAGCCTGGGCATGATCACCCTGAACGCCCTGACCGCGGCCGACGAGGTGATCATCCCCATGCCCTGCGAATTCCTCGCCATGGACGGCCTGGCGGAACTGGTGGAGACCATCCGCCGCATCCAGGCCGGACCCAACGCCGCCCTCAAGCTGGGCGGCATCCTGCTCACCATGGCCGAGGAGCGCACGAACCTGGGCTCGGCGGTGGCGTCGGAGGTGCGGGCCGCCTTCCCCGGCAAGGTCTTCCAGACCCAGATCCCCCGCAACATCCGCCTGGCCGAAGCGCCCAGCCATGGCAAGCCCGTGGCCTTCTACGACCTCAGGTCCAAGGGGGCCCAGGCGTACCTGAACCTGGCCAAGGAGTGGCTGGGGATCGAAGAACCCCTCATCCCGCGAGGACCCGCATGACCACCCCCAAACGACCCGCCCTGGGCCGGGGCCTCACCTCCCTCATGAGCCAGTTGGCCCCCGAGGACACCAGCAACCGCGAAGTGCCCGTGGGCTCCCTGGTGGCCAACCGCCACCAGCCCCGCCTCCACTTCGACGAGGCGCTCCTGGACGACCTGGCCGCGAGCCTCAAGACCCACGGCATGGTGCAGCCCATCGTCGCCCGGAAGGTGGGCGACCGGTACGAGATCATCGCCGGCGAGCGCCGGTGGAGGGCCGCCAAGCGCGCCGGCCTGGCCACGGTCCCCGTGGTCATCAAGGACGTGCCCGACGACCGCCTCCTGGAATTCGCCCTGGTGGAGAACATCCAGCGCCAGGAGCTGAACCCCATCGAGGAGGCCAAGGCCTACTTCCAGCTGGGCGAACACCTCCGCCTCACCCAGGAACAGGTGGCCGACCGCGTGGGCAAGTCCCGCCCCCAGGTGGCCAACACCCTCCGGCTCCTTCGCCTGCCCACCCGGGTCCAGGAAATGGTGTCCTTCGCCAAGCTTTCCACCGGCCACGCCAAGGTGCTCCTGGGGGTGGACGATGCCCGGGTCCTGGACCAGCTGGCCGACGAAGTGGTGGACAAGCAGCTCAGCGTCCGGGCTTTGGAAACCCGGGTGCACAAGCTCGCCCGCACCGTGAAGGGCAAGGCCCGGCGCCACCATCCGCATGCAGTATTCATTAAAGCCGCGGCCGAGGAACTCACCCAGGCCTGGCGGACCCGCGTGGAGATCAAGCCCCGCGGCAAGGGCGGTTCGCTCCAGATCCACTACGGCAGCGAAGCGGAGCTGGACCGCATCTTCGAAGGCTTGAAAAAGGGGCCGGGAAGCCGCTAAGGTTCTCGTCCGGGGGTGCAATGTCCTGGTTCATCAAGAAGCGTCAGCAGAAGACCGCGGTGGAAGAACGCACCGTCAGGGTTCCCGAAGGGTTGTGGGTCAAGTGCGACGCCTGCCGTGAGCTGATCTACCGCGCCGAGCTCGCCAACACGCGCAACGTCTGCCCCAAGTGCGGCTACCACTTCCGCATCGGCGTCGCCGAGCGCCTGGAGTCCGTCATGGACCCCGGCTACGAGGAGCGCTTCGGCGAACTGCAGAGCGGCGATCCCCTGGCCTTTTCCGCCGCCAAGCCCTACGCCGACCAGCTCCGGAAGCTCAAGGGCCTGGGCCATGACCACGACGCCGTGCTCGTGGTGGAGGGGACCCTCAAGGGCCACCCGGTGGTCATGGGGGTCATGGACTGGGATTTCCTCGCCGCCAGCATGGGCAGCGTGGTGGGCGAGAAGCTCCGCCTGGGCGCGGAGCTTGCGCTGGCCAAGGGCTGCGCCTTCATCATCGTGAGCTGCTCCGGCGGCGCGCGCATGCAGGAGGGGGCCCTGTCCCTCATGCAGATGGCCAAGGTGAGCGCGGCCCTGGCCCGGCTGGACTCCGCGGGCCTGCCCTACCTCTCCATCCTCACGGACCCCACCACCGGCGGGGTCAGCGCCAGCTACGCCATGCTGGGCGACCTGAACATCGCCGAGCCCAAGGCCCTCATCGGGTTCGCGGGACCCCGGGTCATCGAGCAGACAATCAAGCAGACCCTCCCCGAGGGCTTCCAGCGCTCCGAGTTCCTCCAGTCCCACGGCATGGTGGACAAGGTGGTGCCCCGGGACCGCCTGCGGGACTTCGTGGCCACGGCCCTGGACTGGATGACCGAACCCCATGGGTGACCTGCCCCGGGTGCGGATGCTCGAGGCCCGGGGGCACTGGGGCATCAAGTGCGGACTGGAGAATCCCAGGGGCCTGCTGGCCCGCTTGGGCCACCCGGAAACCAGCTGCCCGGTGATCCTCGTGGCCGGCACCAACGGCAAGGGCTCCACCGGCGCCTTCCTGGTGAACGCCCTGCGGGCCTGCGGCCTGCGCGCCGGGTGGACCACCTCCCCCCACCTGGTTTCGCCGGGCGAACGCATCTGGATCGACGGCGCCGGCCTGGATGCCGTTCACCTGGACGCCCTCCTGGGTGACGCCTTTGCCGCGGAAACCTCCCTGGGCATCCAGGCCACCTATTTCGAACTGATGATCGCCTCGGCCTTCCTGGCCTTCCGGGAAGCCGCCCTGGATATCGCCGTGGTGGAGGTGGGCATGGGGGGCCGCTGGGACGCCACCAACGCCTCCGACCCCATGATCACCGTGCTGACCAACGTGGAGATGGACCACATGCAGTACCTGGGCCCCACCCGGGAGGCCATCGCCCGGGAGAAGCTCTGCGCGGCCCGCCAGGGACGGCCCCTGGTGCTGGGCCCCCGTCTGGATCCCGCCTGGGTGTGGCCTCTGCTGGAATGCAGGCCCGTCCTCCATCCCGCCCCCCCCATGGAAATCGGGACCCTCGCCTGGGACCACAGCGTGGTGGAGGGCCACCGGGTTCCCCTGGCGGGGGCCCACCAGGTGGAGAACCTGGCCACCGCCTGGGAAGTGCTCCGCCGCCTCGGCCTGCCCGAAGCCCGCGCCTGGGAGGGCATCGGCCGCACCGCCTGGCCGGGCCGCCTCTGGCCCATCCCGGGCCTGCCGGGCGTGACCATGGACGGCGCCCACAACCTGGACGGCGCCCGGCGCCTGGCGGACCACGCCGTGGCCACGGGCATCCACCCCCACCTCTATTTCGCCGCCATGGGGGACAAGGATCTCGCCGGCATGCGGGACGAGCTGGCCCGCATGGGCCCCGAGCGCGTCACCCTGGTCCTGGGCCAGAACCCCCGCTATGCCACGGCCCAGGCCCTTCGCGCCGTGTGGGGCGAGGCCTGCGAGGTGCTGGACATCGAACAAGCAGCCGTTCGGCTCAGGGCCCCCGAAGCCACCCCCCGCTTGGTTTCCGGCTCCCTGTATTTCATCGGCGACCTGCTCCGGGCCCTGGGCATCGACCCGCGCCTGCGGGGGGAATGAAGCCCCGCCCCCCTGCCGCCTACCCATATGAAAGGCCCCTGGTTGCGCAGGGGCCTTTTTCCCTTTTTTGCTTTGGGCAGGGGTGCCATTCCATCCGCGGCTGGGAGCCAGTCAACCGTTTTCCGGGTGGAACCCGTGTCAGAAGAAAGATGTCCGGGATCCCGGGAAGGTTCCCCGATGATTTTTCATGCCGGTTTATTCATGACCGTTGTGTCAAGAGATCGGCCACCTCTCCAAAATAACAAGCATTAATTTCGCAGCGGGCGGGAGTGCATCGATGGATAAATTGGTTCCCAAGATTTTTGAAACTTTATGAAATGAGGTCTTGCAAATCCCCGGATCCTGATCCATTTTGTCTTCGATTTTTACATACCCGTCAGGTGAACTGACTTCCACTGAATACCCAGCCCGGTTCCGCGTTTCTGACCCCGTCAGGGGTGCCGATCCTCCTTGTCGAGAGGAGGGGGCATTGCGTGTCTTTCTCGACGGCGCTTCCGCCACCCTGGAGAACCACGAAATGAACGCACTTCCCCGCTACATCCGCTTTGCCGCGTTGGCCCTGGTGGCCGGCGCGCCCCTGCTCGCCCAACAGGCGACCGGCGCCCTCAAGGGCCGGGTCGCCGACGCCAAAGGCAATCCCAAAGCCGGGGTGGTGGTCACCATCACCAATCCCCGGACCTCCTTCGTGCGGTCCGGCGCCACCGACGCCAACGGCCTTTTCGCCTTCGTCGCCCTGCCCCTGGGCGAGTACCAGATCACCTATGCCCAGGGTGGCCAGTCCTTCCGGAGCCAGGCCACCGTCGTCCTGGGCCAGGACACCTTCGCCAATTTCCTGAAATGGCCCGCGGCCCAGGCCGGCGCCACCGTGGAAATCCTGGCCACCTCCGCCCAGGCCGAAGCAATCGACACGTCCTCCGCCCAGATGGGCACCACGGTGGGCCAGGACGTCATCACCTCCCTGCCCATCGTGAGCCGGGACATCAACCAGGCCGCCCTGCTGGCCCCGGGTGTCCAGATCGTCTCCGGTTCCCAGGTGGACCCAACCAAGAAGGCCTTCTCCTACATCACCACCGGCGACGGCATGGGCCGCGGCACCAGCTTCGCGGTGGACGGCGCCGACAACAACTCCACCGACGTGGGCGGCTACGTCCTCTCCGTGCCCATCGACGCCATCGCCGAATTCCAGGTGGTGACCAACCAGTACAAGGCGGAATTCGGCAGGTCCACCGCCGGATTCTTCAACGTGGTGACCAAGTCCGGCACCAACGATTTCACCGGTCTCCTTTCCGCCCAGTACACCAACCAGTCCATGCGGGCAAGGGTCACCGACGAGGGCACCAAGAACGACAACACCAAGGGCAGCTATGCCTTCACGGTGTCGGGACCCATCATCAAGGACAAGCTCTTCTACATGGTCTCGGCGGAACGCCAGCAGTCCACGGACGCCTCCTTCCCCTTCCAGCCCTACGCCCTCAGCCTCTATCCCGAACTGGCCGGGACCCGCCAGGAGAGCCTGAAGCGCACCGTCTACGCCAAGGTGGACTGGAACCTCTCCCAGGACTCCAACCTCAGCCTCAACTACGGAACCAGCCAGGACAAGATCGCCCACCAGGGCTTCCCCCGCACCACATCCTTCGCGGGCAACATCCCCCCGTCGGCCCTGGGCACGGACCGGGACCAGACCTGGGCCGCCGGCGCGCGGTGGACCTGGAACATCAATTCCAACCTGGTCCTGGAAAGCCACTACAGCTATTTCAGCTACGCCAACTTCATCTCCCCCGACTCCCAGGGGGCGCCCGGCAACGGATCCCCCGCCGCGGTCCTGGACTACGTGAACAGCGGCAGCTACAGCGCCGTCATCCCCTCCCCCTACCCGGGGCACCGCTCCGACTCCCAGAACTGGGGATGGGGCGGCATCGACCCCAATGCCCTGCAGAACACCGGCATCAAGCGCGGGGAGTGGAAGAACGAACTCACCTGGATCACCGGCTCCCACACCTTCAAGGGCGGCGTGGACTACCAGCGCACCACCTACGCGGACCAGCAGCTGTTCTTCGGGGAGACGGGCATCTACCGCATGGTGGTCGAGGGCGTGGACCCCGTGACGGGCCAGGTCATCAACTACAAGACGGGCTGGGACAGCACCGTCTCGGCCAACCAGAACGTCGTGGCGGTGGCCTTCGTGGCCAACGGCCTCCAGAAGGGCATCGACTACAAGCAGTACGGCGTCTACCTTCAGGACGACTGGACCATCAATCCGAACTGGAGCGTGTACATCGGCGCGCGCCTGGACTGGGACACCCAGCTGGACTACCTGAAGGACCGGTATTCCGACATCTACGCCTACATCCACCAGTACAACCCCATCCTGTCCGGCATGGACGGCAACGCGCCCACGGGCAAGAAGTACTTCGAACCCCGGGTGCAGGCCCTCTACCGTCCCTATGGGGATGACAAGCTGGTCATCAAGTTCGGCGCGGGGCGCTTCGTGGCCCAGGTGATCGACAACGTCACCGGGTTCAGCCGCGGCCTCTCCAACCTTTCCAACGGCCTGCCCATCCGCGCCCGCAATTCGGCGGCCTTCGCCTACAACCACATCACGCCGTTCAGTTCGGGAAACGTCCCGAACTTCAGCGCGGGCAGCACCATCGGCGTCGCCAACGGCCACGCCATCGTCCTGCCGGTGGACCTGACCCCCTACAACTATGCCAACAACGTGGGCGGCCTCCGGGACTACTTCCGCAACACCGTGAACAGCTGGCTTTCCACCGCCACCCCGGAAACGGGCGGCAAGAGCCTGCTTTCCAGTGACTTCCAGTACCCGACCACCGACGCCTTCAATGTGGGGTTCGCCTACCGCTTCAATGAGCGCAGCGGCGTTGACGTCACCCTCGTCTACTCCAAGAGCCGGCACCTCACCACCCAGTTGGCCGGCCCCGACGGCTCGTCGCCCAACCTCGTGGAGGTGGATGCGAACGGGAACGACCTGGCCGACACCATCTTCTTCTCCAACCAGACCGCCAGCATGAAGCAGCTCCAGGCGAAGTACTCCTACGCCGACGCCAACAACAGCTTCATCTTCTCCGTGACGTTCAAGGAGGCCAAGTCCTCCGAGGGCGGCGCCGGCGGCGCCTTCGACGCCTCCGGAAACACCGGCGGCCTCTATGGGGAAGGCGCCCAGTACAACTGGAAGACCAGTTCCGAGCGCATCAGCGCCGGCACCGATCGCATCGAAGGATCCTTCGCCTACTCCCACAAGTTCGACTTCGGCACCATGGTCTCGTTCCTGGGCTCCTGGCATTCCGGCAAGGCCTACGACGTGACCCAGCAGTACAACAACGAGCTGGGGGTCGCCGGCGGTGCCGACCAGACCCACCCCATCGAGTACATCGGGACGGAGTATGGCGCCTGGAACCTGGATATCAGCGCCAAGATCGCCCACCGGTTCCAGCTGACCAAGGCCGTCAGCATCGAACCCTACATCGCAATCCAGAACCTGCTCAACAACTACGACTACGGCGCCAACTACGACGGCATCAAGATCAACAGCGACGGCTCCCCCAACACCAGCCCGTCGCCCTTCTCGGGCTTCGGCAAGCGCGGGCAGGCCTTCCAGGCCAACCAGCCCCGGAACTACGCCATCGGCGCCCGGGTCACCTTCTGATCACTTCCTGGCCGCCTTCCATGCGGCCAGGAGCTTCGCCTCCCCTTCAGGGCTGGGCCCGGCCAGACGGGTCCGGCCCTTTTCCACCTTTTCCTGGGTCTTGTACCAGGCCAGGGTGTCCTTGGCCGTGGCCTCCACCGGCCGGAATCGCAGGCCAGCGGCCACCGCCCGGGCGTTGCTCCAGGTGTGGAAGCCCTTGGTTTCGCCCAGGTAGGGGGCCCAGATGGGGAATTCGACGCCCTCCTGCTTGGCCAGGAATTCGGCGGGAATCCAGGTGAGGGTGGAGGTGGCGGCCGTGGCCTTCACGCAGGCGTCCACCAGGCGGCCCCAGGGCAGCCGGCGCTCCGGACCCGTGGCATTGAAAACGCCCGTGGTGCCGTCCTCCGCCAGGCGCACGAGCCAGGCGCCCAGGTCCCGCACATCGATGATCTGGACCGGGTCCTCCGGCGAACCGGGCACGGCGATCTCCCCGCCCCGGTCCATGCGCACCGGCCAATAGGCGAAACGCCCAGAGGCGTCGTCCGGCCCCACGATGTACCCCGGACGCACCACGGCCACCCGGCCGGGCATGGCCTTTTCAGCGGCCTGCTCGCACAGGGCCTTCAGTCCCCCGTAGTTCTGGTATTCCTTGCCCATGTCCTCCACCGCCGCATCGGCCAGGACCGCCAGGGGCGCCGTTTCGGTGCCGTTCTCGGGGTTGGGTTCCTTGTAGGCGGAGATGCTGGAGATGATGATGTAGGTCTTGCAGCGCTTGGCCAGGAGGGAGGCGGAGGCGGTGACCATCCTCGGGTAGTAGGCCGAATTGTCGATGACCACGTCCCACTCCCCCTCCTCCAGGGATTTGAGGCCCTCCCCCTTCCGGGGGTCCCGGTCCCCCTGCAGGCGCGCCACGGTGGGGAAGAGGTCCGGGCGCGTCTTGCCCCGGTTGAACATGGTGACCTTGTGCCCCCGGCCCAGGGCCGCCTCGATGGTGGCCGGGCCCAGGAAGCCCGTGCCGCCCAGGATGAGGATCCGCAGGGACTTGGCCGCCTTCTTTTCGGCCTTGGCGGGCGCAGGGGCGGCCAGGGCTTCGGCGCCCAGGGCCGCAGTGGCCGCCGCGGCGGCGGCGGTCTGGAGGAAGGTGCGTCGGGTCAGAATCATGGCTGTTCCCCTTTGCTCAATAAACGTCCAAGACTATACCTCGTTTAGCTATATAGTACGAATCAATCTTCGAGGCCCCATGTCCCCCTCCGCCCCCCAGCGCTTCCTGGCCCGCCTTGTGCTCGTGCGGCCCGGGGAAGGCGCGATCCTCCTCCTCTCCACCGCCTATTTCTTCCTGCTGTTCTACGGCTACTACCTCCTGCGCCCGGTGCGGGAGGCCTTCGGCATCGCCCGGGGCGCCGACAAGCTCCCCTGGCTCATGACCGGGACCATGGCCCTCATGTTCCTGGCCAACCCGGCCTTCTCCGCCCTGGTCTCCCGCTTCCCCCGGCGGCGGTCCATTCCCATGGCCTACCGGTTTTGCGGGGCCACCCTGGCCGCCTTCTACCTGGCCTTCCGCTTCCTGCCCGGCCACGGCGGCCCCGGCCTGGGCTACGCCTTCTACATCTGGCTCAGCGTCTTCAATCTGTTCGCGGTGTCCATCTTCTGGGCCTTCATGGCCGACGGCCTGGACCAGGACCAGGGCCGGCGCCTGTTCGGCTTCATCGCCATGGGAGGCACCCTGGGCGCCATCGCCGGCGCCTCGACCACCGCCTTCCTCGCGGGCCACCGGGTGGACGCGGGAACCCTGCTCCTGGTGACCATCCTCTGCCTTGAACTGGCCATCCTGTGCGTGCGCACCCTGGCCAGCCGCTTCGGCATGGGGGCGGGCTCCGCGGACCGGGAACCGGGGCCGGGCCTCTTCCAGGGCATCCGCCTGCTGGCCGGGTCCCCCTACCTGGCCCTCATGGCCCTCTACATCCTGCTCTACACCATCACCTCCACCTTCCTGTACATGCAGCAGGGGGCGATCGTGGCCCGGACCTTCACCGGGGCCGCCGCCCGCACCGCCGCCTTCGCCCGCATCGACCTGGGGGTGAATGTCCTCACCCTCGTCACCCAGGTCTTCCTGTCCAGCCGCCTCATCAAGGCCGTGGGCATGCGGGTGGTGCTCTGCATCCTGCCCCTGCTCACCCTGGCCGGGTTCGGCGCCCTGTGGGCCCTGCCCACCTTCGGCACCCTGGCCCTCTTCCAGGTGCTGCGCCGGGGCCTCCACTACGCCGTGGACCGTCCGGCCCGGGAAGTGCTCTACATCCCCCTGGGCCCCGGGGAGAAGTACAAAGCCAAGCCCTTCATCGACACCTTCATCTACCGGGCCGGCGATCTCCTGGGCACCTGGACCCCCGCCCTCATGGCCGCCGCGAGGCTGCCCCTGGGCGCCGTGGCCCTTGCCGTCTCGGGGGCCTGGGTCTGGGGCGGCGTGGCCCTGGGAAACCTCCAACGGAAGCGCTGACCGGCTTCCCGACCCACCCCGCCTTTGGGAACCGAAGGATCAATCCCGCTTATATTCATCCCCTTCATCCCGTTCATCCCTTTCATCCCCGTTCCCGCAGGGCCAGAGCAGGGATGGGTCGGCGCATGCGGATTTACGACGCGCCGCCCCACCTCATCGCCGGCCCTGCGGGAACGGGGATAAAAGGGATGAAAGGGATGAAGGGGATAAACGGTTGAACCCGGCCCGTTCCCGGCAGAAGAGCCGGAGTGTCCTTTGCATGGAAAGGCTATCGGCTTGCATCGGTAGGGATCGCTGGGGTGGGTCGGGAACTTGGCCTAGAGACCATCGACGATCAGGATGCGGGGGTCGAAACCGAGGGCTTGGGCGTCCCGGGGGGTCTTCAGGCCCCACAGGGCCAGGCGCCCGGCATGGGGCTTCCAGAAGGCGGGGCGCTTCTTCACCGAGGAGAGCGGCACATGGAAGGTCAGGGTCTCCGGCAGGTCCTCCAGGGACTCGGCATCCAGGTCATCGGCCTCCTCCGGCTCCCACAGGAAACCGCAGCGGGCCTCCTGGCACGCCGCCCACAACTGGAGCACCTCGCTGTGCTCGAAGCTGCTGAAGATCACCCGGTCCAGGGCCTCGGCCGCCTCTACGGCCGCTAGGGCCTGCTTCCACCCGGGTTCGCCCTTCAGTTCCACGTTCACCAGGCGGGCGCCCAGTTCCAGCGCATCCGAAAGGCGGGGCACCGGCTCGCCGTTGCGGAGCTCCGGCAGTTCGGAGGCCCGCAGCTTGCGCAGGACCCCGCCGCACCGGGCCGTGCGGCCCAGGTCGTCGTCGTGCAGGACGCAGCACACCCCGTCGGTGGTGGGCTGAACGTCCAGTTCGAAGCCGTCCATGCCGGCCTGCAGGGCGGCCCTGAAGGCCGTCATGGAATTCTCCAGGTGCAGGGAGGAGAGGCCGCGGTGGCCGAGGATGAGGGTCATGGCAGGACCACCTTTCCGGGATTGAAGATGCCGACGGGATCCAGGGCCCGCTTCAGGGAGCGCAGGGCCCCCACCTGGAAGGGATCGGCGAAGCGTTCGAAGGCGTCGCGCTTGGCCAGGCCGATGCCGTGCTCGCCGCTGAGGGCGCCTCCCAGGCGCACGCAGAGGCCGAACAGCTCCAGGAGCTGGCGGTCCAGTTCCTCCCGGGGGGTCTCCCCCGCGGCCAGGAGATTCACGTGGAGGTTGCCGTCGCCCAGGTGGCCGTAGGTGACCGTGGGCAGGCCCAGGGCTTCCAGCGCCCCGAAGAATTCCCGGATGCGGGACCGGGGCACCACGATGTCCTCGCTCACCTTCCGGGGGAACCGCTCCTTGAGGTGGGAGGAGGTGGTCCGCCGCACCGCCCACAGGGCCTCCCGCTGGCGGGCGTCGGTGGCGGTCTGCGCATGCTCCCCCTGGTCCCCCAGGGCCCCCAGGAGCCCCTCCAGGAAGGCCTCGGAGCCGCAGTCCCGGTCGTCGAATTCCAGGAGCGCCAGGGCCTCCCCCGGCATGCGCCGGGCGGCCTCCGGGCCGAAGCGCCGCAGGTCCTGCAGCACCGCCGGGTCCCAGAATTCGAAGGCCGAGGGGAGGTAGCCTGCCTCCACCAGCCGCGCCGGCAGATCCAGCAGTTCGTGCCAGCGCTCCATGGGCAGCAGCAGGGTGAGGCGCTCCCGGGGCGCCGGCACCAGGCGCACCGTGGCCCCCGTGATGATCCCGAAGATCCCCTCGCTGCCCACCAGCAGCTGGCCCAGGCTGGGCCCCACATTGCATTTCACGCTGGGGATCCCGAAGGTGTGCACCTCCCCGTCCTCCATTAGGGCGTCCACCGCCAGCACCCACTGCCGCGTCATTCCGTACTTGCAGGCCCCGGGCCCCCCCGCGTTGGTGGCGAGGGTCCCCCCGAAGGCGCACAGCTCCCAGGAATTGGGATCCGGCGCATAGAAGAGCCCCTCGGCCAGGGCCGCGGCCTTGACGTCCCTCAGCATCGCGCTGGCCGGCGCCCACAGCGCCAGGTCCGGCTTGGAGATGCGGATGCTCCCGGGGTACGCCCCCATGTCCACCACCACCGCCCGGCCCGTGGGCACGCATCCCCCGGCCTTGCCCGTCCCGGCCCCCCGGGGCACCAGGGAAAAGCCCTCGGCCTTGGCCCGCCGCACCAGCTCCCGCAGCGCGGCGGCGCTCCGGGGCTTCACCACCGCCAGAGGGGGATCCCCCACCAC is a genomic window containing:
- a CDS encoding tetratricopeptide repeat protein; the protein is MDPDPALQDARRLDREGQPGRAVLAYKLAARAGSFEAKVDLSGLLVRMGRHDEALALCAEILEARPGLPAALQNLAGACLGLGRLDEARAHARALLEAEPANPQGHLALALAGGGEEHLRRARELAPGDSGIRRTLIHRLLPRRAWDELLPLWQEVIDQEMEGPKARFETSLLHLTYGRFREGWEAYESRFLPPNEAFPRVDSPRPPWDGSPFPGRTLLLHYEQGFGDTLMFIRFAARARERGGRVLALVQPALLPVLRSARGVDLLFTLDDPVPPFDLRLPLLSLPRVLGTVLETIPSEVPYLAPPPGTCAAAEAIRPSPRLKVGLVWAGSADHAKDALRSVPPDLLGRLDAVPGVDWYSLQVGFEGCPPFATDLGPLLRDFGDTAQALAKLDLLITVDTAVAHLAGALGKPTWLLLPLVPEWRWLLDREDSPWYPTLRLFRQLDGHAWDGVLARVEVSLNDLMNTRRGTC
- a CDS encoding ParA family protein, which encodes MTARIIALANQKGGVGKTTSAINLAASLAMMEKLVLLVDFDPQGHSTTGLGFPKPDNRAGSYALMKGAPVEALILTTEVPMLQVVPAGKDLAQLEFELFELPELQVLRRALQPVLDKFDYILIDPPPSLGMITLNALTAADEVIIPMPCEFLAMDGLAELVETIRRIQAGPNAALKLGGILLTMAEERTNLGSAVASEVRAAFPGKVFQTQIPRNIRLAEAPSHGKPVAFYDLRSKGAQAYLNLAKEWLGIEEPLIPRGPA
- a CDS encoding ParB/RepB/Spo0J family partition protein — protein: MTTPKRPALGRGLTSLMSQLAPEDTSNREVPVGSLVANRHQPRLHFDEALLDDLAASLKTHGMVQPIVARKVGDRYEIIAGERRWRAAKRAGLATVPVVIKDVPDDRLLEFALVENIQRQELNPIEEAKAYFQLGEHLRLTQEQVADRVGKSRPQVANTLRLLRLPTRVQEMVSFAKLSTGHAKVLLGVDDARVLDQLADEVVDKQLSVRALETRVHKLARTVKGKARRHHPHAVFIKAAAEELTQAWRTRVEIKPRGKGGSLQIHYGSEAELDRIFEGLKKGPGSR
- the accD gene encoding acetyl-CoA carboxylase, carboxyltransferase subunit beta, with product MSWFIKKRQQKTAVEERTVRVPEGLWVKCDACRELIYRAELANTRNVCPKCGYHFRIGVAERLESVMDPGYEERFGELQSGDPLAFSAAKPYADQLRKLKGLGHDHDAVLVVEGTLKGHPVVMGVMDWDFLAASMGSVVGEKLRLGAELALAKGCAFIIVSCSGGARMQEGALSLMQMAKVSAALARLDSAGLPYLSILTDPTTGGVSASYAMLGDLNIAEPKALIGFAGPRVIEQTIKQTLPEGFQRSEFLQSHGMVDKVVPRDRLRDFVATALDWMTEPHG
- a CDS encoding bifunctional folylpolyglutamate synthase/dihydrofolate synthase yields the protein MGDLPRVRMLEARGHWGIKCGLENPRGLLARLGHPETSCPVILVAGTNGKGSTGAFLVNALRACGLRAGWTTSPHLVSPGERIWIDGAGLDAVHLDALLGDAFAAETSLGIQATYFELMIASAFLAFREAALDIAVVEVGMGGRWDATNASDPMITVLTNVEMDHMQYLGPTREAIAREKLCAARQGRPLVLGPRLDPAWVWPLLECRPVLHPAPPMEIGTLAWDHSVVEGHRVPLAGAHQVENLATAWEVLRRLGLPEARAWEGIGRTAWPGRLWPIPGLPGVTMDGAHNLDGARRLADHAVATGIHPHLYFAAMGDKDLAGMRDELARMGPERVTLVLGQNPRYATAQALRAVWGEACEVLDIEQAAVRLRAPEATPRLVSGSLYFIGDLLRALGIDPRLRGE